In Impatiens glandulifera unplaced genomic scaffold, dImpGla2.1, whole genome shotgun sequence, the genomic window TTATAGACTTGAGTAAACACCAAGGAGTTGAAacttttgatttgatgaatagATCAAAGGGTCCTTATACATGTAAATGAATGACTTATAAACAAGAGGATCATTGTGTTCACAAGAAGTTTAATGGTAGTAAGTTAGTCTTCTTTGTCTTGTATGTAGATGACAAACTACTTATTGGAATGACATTCTGATGTTAAATCTTGTAAATGGATGACAAAAGAAATATTCTTCAATAAAAGACTTGGAAAAAAAACTAGTACACACTTGAATTAAGATTTATAGTGATAAATCCAAAAGACTTCTTAGATTAAGTCAATGAACCTATATTTGTAAGATTCTTGATAGATTCAAGAtgaaagattatataaaaaaaattattcaacatGACAAGATGCAGTGTTCTACAACACATGCTGAgcttgaaaatataaacaagattTCATATCTTATGTTGTAGGATTTATCATGTATACCATGGTATGTACACGTTTAGATGTTGCAAATATTTTGAacatttatcaaatataacAATCAATGTTTGTAGACATATAAGAATATAATGAAGTACTTGAGAAAAACCAAGAATGATATCTTAATATTTGGGGATATGGAAATTTGATCGTATAAGACTATATTGATGCAAACTTTTAGAATTAAAGTCTCAATCGAGTTATGTCTTCATCCTTAATAGAGGAACTATGAGCTGAAAGAGTCTCATGTAGTGTATATTAGATTCTACAACAAATACTTAGTACATACTAGTGTAGCAATAAATGAAACCGTTCGGATGAGAAAGTTCCTAGATGAACATTGTGATGTTCCTAGCATTTTAGTATCTAttgacatttatatattttgaaaacaatgaTGTCATAGCCTATACATAGGAACCGACTTCGAACTCCAAATATAGACATATTATGAAGAATTGTCAGCTTAAGACACATCATCACTATAAGTGAAATTAAGATGTAATAGGTATATATTGATGACAGGATTACAGATCTATTGACAGAGTTTAAGCTTAGGCCCTGACGTGAGAGTCACACTAGACCTAAGGGTCTCAAATGCATAGGAGAATGTCCTAgagtttgttttttatttatgagtgttagacactaattttatatttgacttGATGGTTTTATGATATGATATTTCAtccttatttattattgaatgaattttaaataatatatctaaataattcattattaacaaatagaATAACTTTAAATGATCTGGTGAATAAAACTCCAttaaatgaattgatttttttattataaaatgtttatagtcaccatatcatcaaataagataTTAAGAGATTGCTGTATTTGCACATTTGTGTAATGACAAGTGAGAGATGGAAGGAATTGtcacctttaatttaatgtgtaatgactaattttgaataaaacaattattaaaaatattttaatttaattattttaagagttGTAATGCTTTTCTAGAAGCCAAATGCAATAAGGTAAGAACCTCTAACTAATAGAATTGAGTATTATATCAAAGCAAATAATggttgattattaataaatatatcatatattattaattataaatatattatttatttattaaataaattaatatatataatttaatgggTTAAATTATAccattaagattttaaaataatattatttatttatgaaataaataatatataattaaatagtttaattatggtgttaaaattttaaataatatattaactatttataaaataatataatataatcaaaagGTAATTAAGGAagaattgtaatatttttattattctctttttaaatattctatgaCCTATTTAATAAGTCAAAACTTTGTGAGGGACTCAACATAATTACTTACTTGAAGTAGTTGTAAAATATACATGTATAATcacttttcttaaaaaatatggtAAGTTACATGAGATTACCATCTTTTCAATTAAACAATAGTGAGTGTTACCCTTGTTCATTCGTTTAAGGAGTCGAAGGTAAGAAGGTCTAATCGAGCTTGTGTGAATCAATGAACAATACGTGAGGTTCTTATCTCCTTCAGTACCAATAGGATTGAACTAGTTCACACATTAACATGAATTTTCTAATAACATTAGGAATGTTAACGATCTTATCAATTTATGATATAGATTACGAGATTAGGTGTTAGATTTTGATATGAAATTCCACTTAAAACCTAATAATCACAATATATGACTTGAATCAAAGTTTATGATGCATACATTAGTTACTTAAACACAACATTTATGCCTTCTTACAAAATGTAAATAACTTGTTTCAAAGTAGTAAATGGTATGATTAAGGGTAGGTCGGTACGATATACTTTCATTTATTATACATACCTTATatcttattgaaaattttggtatagaaaaaaaatcatacatttattttacctgaattttggtataccttaatttcggtacgataTCGATACTATACATTTCatacctaaaaaaatataataacttaaaaaaaataatttaatatagttactaAATCAatgttatacaaaattaaaaattaaaattatttattttaaaataaaatattcatttctaaatctaacatttttaaaaactagccaatgttaaaaattaaatttaattataaaaattgaaattatcaagaataaatataattgtataGTATTTAAGCTAGGCTAATGTGGATAGAGATTCCGAACGGTATTCAACCACATTTGTatctataatttgttttataaattaataatacaattaatgttagataataataataataataataataataataataataatatataacatatattgaataataatacagtataattatattttaatttaatttttaaaaatggtgtttcaataattaaattaatattaaatttatttcttcctaactattatacatatatatatattaattaataaatattatttcggtatatcgATATACCAAAAATTAGTTCAcatctaaaaaaatcattagtCTTATGATCATGAGACTAGTCATCATCGATTCTagacatttatttatattatttgattttaacaaataaataataattttataagtaggTAGTATAGTcaattaccaaaataaaattatgaatgatttaTTAAGAGAACAAATATTGAAGTGTCCAGcaataatgaataattattttatgacaTCAATCATAAATGGCTTACTACTATTTAAATAtcacaaacttttttttatgtattaataagtgttattaaatagtaaatatataaaaaagagttcacataaaatgtataaactaaagaaaatgtcatattaatttttaaaacaataaatttaaatatattatgtgaAAAAGAAACTCATTTAAGTATCATTTAATCATCTCACTTTATATACTCAATTAAATTTTGGGTGCACACTAATTCAAGTCTTCATTGTCATGAGTTAGATATTTAAAccagtataattaaaaaaagtatatcaaGACTAGTTTTAGATGGGGATTTAATGAGTGGTTATACATGTGAAATGACTGTAAGTCTAAAACTAGGCTCAaagtttctttaattttttatagttacTATTTGGGCTGCATCGAAATAAGcccataaaaatattgtatcccTAACATAAGTGGGTTTTGACACGCGCGTATTCGTGACATTAGTCGTTTTTGACCTTTTAACTGCAATACgctatttcaaataaatgtaGTATgccgtaaataaaaatatggcaCGTGTATGAGCTAAAATGACGAAATTTTATTTGGAGTATATCTTGCATTCAACTTGTGCATATATATAACtcctctaaataaataaaatttagaagaaGACGTTGCAATATGAATCAAGTTACTTAGAGAGTAAAGACGTCTCTATTCTATAAATGGCGGCATCGGCTCGAGGTTAATGACCGGATGTCTATCGGTAATCCCTATTTGTTCCCcatccttttttattttcattttgagcCAAAAATAACTTTAGCCCATAAGAATGTGATATGTTAATTGTTTATGTCAAGGATTAGCTATGATCTAAGGTCTCGCTTATTGtgcgtatatataatttttttctaaataaataatattttttttggtatattaTCAtgattttaattctaaaaagaTGGAATAtcgattttagttatttatatatatatagtggtcGTCATCAAGATTTCAATAGTCAACAACATGATGACGATTTCTATAGTCAACGATTTCTATAGTCAACAACATGACCATGCAATATGGAATGTTATGAATGTTGAGAGTAATGTCTATCAGTAATCCTACTTCTCCCTCATttccattttcttttttattttaaagcaAAAAAATGAAGCCAATTGTGATAGATTCATTATTTACCAACATGGAAGAACTAGCTTTGATTTAAAAAcagtttatttgaattagatctcgcatttactttttatatatatatatatatatatatatatatatataaaacttagaAACTTCTTTAGTcaaatttcaatctttttttattataaaatatttaaaaaatttaatttatgtttgagTTAAAAGGTTTTGGTTTGGAAGAGTTAGATCCAAAGTttgtagatttattttttttaattttttttaaacatgtttatttaaaaggttacaAGGTTGGTAATTTTGAAGACTTGAAAATTTGTTTAGTATAAAACTTAAAtggttttaatatataataacaataataaaaaaaataataaaaaataaatataatttaagattttggttaataaattgagtgatatGATGagataagatatatttttaaatttagttatttaaataactcaaacctcTTTAATTTGTTATTGTGATGAATCTCCTCGTTTAGTTTGATTccatttagtttaatatattgtacatcttattatattttattctctaaaattattttgaattaaaatgatctttgatttaaatgattaatttatagttatacaaaccaaaaatcatttaatttattactgtaattaaaagttatttcttaaatttaaaatatgcattaaatttatattatatatatatatatattataaatatgataatttaaaatatgatttaaaatgtattttttatctTGTTAATCTATTGTTGTCTCTTAAACTTGTCCCAACAAATTTATAACTCCTAAAATAGTTTTTTGCGTATGATATGCTGCtcataaattaaagattttgtagatttgtttaaaaaaatgtatattgaGGAACATAAATAGAAAATAGTCATGTTAAAACAATTCttcaaaatatttcatttttgtgtTTATCTTGATTAGTTTCACATTTTTATGAGTTAAATAAGTCattccttaaattaaaatatgcataaaatctGAATCATATCTTCATATATTAATACTAGACAATTGAAGTCTTATCTCTTTACTAAAATGTAACATCTTATTCATATCTTTCTTATCTCGTTAGATATCTATTTTATCTCTTAAACTTCATCACTATAATCTACTTTTAAGTATTTTCTTGTGTGTGATatgttattcataaatttaagatTGTGTTAAATTTGCTTGTTTTAAAAAAGTGTAGTTAAAGTTCTTAAAGTAACATAAATGgaagataattaaatttaaataaaaatatttctacaaaatatatatatatatatatatatttttatcgttgtTATCTCCacatttatagaaaatataaatgtatttatttctcaaaatcaatCGATAATTATACTTACACACAATTacaactataaaataattaaaaatattgtttctaaataatcattttgttaatcctcataaaaaaacataataatatggACGGTTTAAGGTTAtttgcaaatttatttttaaaaattgtttaagagtttaagttacaaataatattatttaagtgtgtatttatgtattaagttaaaaaaaaataggaaaagaaACATCAAAACATAATAAACCATATTCTTCatgcataaaatttataaatatatgttaaatttaaattagcaTCTTCACccattaattatgaataatattaattaatcatatataatttttacattttaaacttttaaacttTGCAAATTATTCCAACGTAGATTTCCATGCGATAAATATagacaaaaatataaacaaaaaaaattaataaaataattataataatatatattatataatttttttaataaatcacgaataatacattcaaataaaacacttttatttcacatttttttcattttcatgaaacaactcatcttctcacatattttttttctcagtTAACCTCTTATCTATTTACCATACACTTttactttggtcaattaaatactcatattttttaacatttatcatCATAATCTCACaatttggttaatcaaatatttgttcatatttttttaaccactttaaATTGTTACAAGCCTATTATGCATCGGAAAActacatctcaatcacacttacTTAAagtgttatacttgtttttgttatgttgcaaattagaaacatacatatatcatttttcattttatttttaaccgttttaaatttatagatgggtcaacccacaatccgaaccAAGTATTAATTTagtctcacatatatatccaaattaactacaacacTCGACCCATCAATCcatactttaaaattaagcatcaatatatatatattagataaaaattgaacttatatcgTTAAGAATGTCCCGTGATCATCAAATTtagttagcctagttggttaaagagttgtacttgtttttgttaggtttcaagtttgaaatatacatataacatttttaatcattttaagttttCTGGGCAGGTCTACCCACAATTCGACTcgaatatcaatttactctcatatatatatcttaattaactAAAGTTCTCGACCCTTGCAATTtagatattttgaaattaagcatcattatgtatatatagagaTGTGAAGTTGAGTATAAAATcatttactaattaaatattttaataaaaaaaaatttttgaaaaaataagtaatagtCTTCAACATAACTTGGTTATACgtgacaataattaaaattttcaattaatatattcaattattcaaataaaaaattgataaaatgtttcaaagttaaatttagtatttttaatatatatatatatttaatcttgaaaactaattcaactaaatatatttttaataataaaaattgaactcataaacttcattattttaaaaaagattcttatCACTTGATCTAGTAATTCAATTTTACtatacattaattaaaaaacaaccaaaaatatttattttgttggctcttaaaataaatccaaactttgataaatattgtactcttgataaaattcaatttttcttatcaaacatagtgaaatatctaattttaaataaatttaactgaatatttttacttataaataaaatcaaaatgattattACTGACGGCACAGGCTAGCCATTCTacttaaaaatgattattactGGCGACACAGGCTAGAcattctaaaacataaattcgaataaaaaaattttaagtagttaatttcaaaataatttacaaaatagtttgttttaagcaaaatcttaattaattatctatccTCTTCTCTTTTGCATTAAATTTGAACCCAtcaaaaaataaagtgttttgAAGCAAAATCTCAACttactatccttctttttcacGTTATTCTCTAACCCATGAGCTTGCCCTATAAATATAGCAACGAATATATGTTTTAAGCATATGTAGATCAGAGATAAcgaaagagaaatatatttgGTCTAATGGAGGATGGAATAGATTCTTCAAACATGACAGTGgtatacaattataaatatcatttgtccacacttcattttattttagtatttaataaatacatttacttTTTTTGGAGGGCGCTGGACATAACATGGAATTGGATATCAATGAACTACATTTCCTAGAAAGGTTCGAAATGCCCAAATCAACCCAAGAAAAGTATAAAGCTACCAATTTTCCAATAATATTGCTCAAGATTGGCACTTGGGAGGTGAGGGTTTTTGTTGGATCACAAAATCTTGTTCTCCATTGTCTATGTTGTTGTGTTTagttatatttacttttttctaaactatttacaattttttgacAATTTGTTATCATAGTTATTGGGTTAAAACAAAAGATTGACTCTCGTTAAGTGGTTGATCATATAatcctttttaaaataatatttggaatTACACTAATactaattaacttaaattaatgattatgcAGAAATTTTTAAGATACGAAGGTGAGTTGAAGGCCAAATGTTACTATTCAACTAAGAAAATCGTGTGggaaattttggaaaataacttaaaaagtaAGATGGAGATTCATTTTAGTGACATCGATGCAATGAGGGCCACCATGATTGAGAATCAACCTGGAACTTTAGAATTATTGGTTAGAGCTACcatttcattctttatttttaatatgctccatttgatagtttaattaattatcactatgaattatcaaaataaatctaaatttgaaaaatgatttgattgataagGTGAGATTTTATGATAAgatgacttttattttttagttgaacAAATCTCCTCTATTCTTTCGAGAGCGTGATCCAGTACCGATGAGGAAAACAGTTTGGGACGAGTCATTTGATTTCACACAAGGTCAAGCATCCATTTTCAGGTAAATTTagttctcattaaaaaaaacgaaCGAATGTACCTTATACCAATAATAGTGTAACAAAAGTGGAATGATGtctcatttcatatttgttatacatatttaatatcaacTTATTATTTCATAGTTAAAGATTGAGCTTTAAATCCCATGCCAAATTGGGTCAATTAAGATACAtcaattttatctttatcaaattttgttttctaggATTCATCATGTCACGTTTCCTCCTGGCGCACTTGATAAAAACTATGAGACGCTCTTGCAAAGTGATTCTCGTTTGATGGATATTAGTAAAAATGTGTTTCCCGTGATAGAATTTCCGTACTTCCAACCCAACAATTCGAATACTTCAAACATCCAATTTGGTATGGAAATATTGTCCCAATCTCTAACCTCTCTAGAGGTGTCACATCCATTGCCCCAAATGTTACCTCCACAATATGACCAGACCAACTACAACCTACCTTCGATGCATTCGAACACTATTCACATGCATGATCACCCGAACTCTATTCAGATACATGACTCATCATTACAAAATCCAGGTAACTTATTACTCATATATgcaataaacaaaaaatatgatTTGCTTATTTTGTTTCTTCTATTAATTGTAGGCATGCATTACCATCAAAGTAAAAATGTTTCCACTGTCAACAATTTTGGTCATACAATAGAAACATATGGTGCACCTAACACCCTACCAATGAACGACCAAATTCCATTCATGTCAAATGTTATTCCTTCTATACAAGAGGAAAATGTACAATTCAATGGGACAGTAAACAACAACGATGAAATACTACGAAACATTGAGCAACACCTATTCAGTGACGAGTCACCAGTGGTAGACTTCAGTGACAATTCACTTCTTCACAATCAAGTGTCTCACAACCAAGACGGTGATCATGTTCCTCATGAACGTTTTAACCGTTAATGCCCTCAGACAATGACGTGATTAAGGATACAACATTTGCAGTACAATAACATCtagtattaaatatttcataataatataactttattttcgTTTATAAAGATACCCGACTttgatatgattatatatatatatgaattttataaattgtaagtcaataattatatatactatatataatataatatctatatttcAATGTTACTTTT contains:
- the LOC124918461 gene encoding uncharacterized protein LOC124918461 → MELDINELHFLERFEMPKSTQEKYKATNFPIILLKIGTWEKFLRYEGELKAKCYYSTKKIVWEILENNLKSKMEIHFSDIDAMRATMIENQPGTLELLLNKSPLFFRERDPVPMRKTVWDESFDFTQGQASIFRIHHVTFPPGALDKNYETLLQSDSRLMDISKNVFPVIEFPYFQPNNSNTSNIQFGMEILSQSLTSLEVSHPLPQMLPPQYDQTNYNLPSMHSNTIHMHDHPNSIQIHDSSLQNPGMHYHQSKNVSTVNNFGHTIETYGAPNTLPMNDQIPFMSNVIPSIQEENVQFNGTVNNNDEILRNIEQHLFSDESPVVDFSDNSLLHNQVSHNQDGDHVPHERFNR